One Clavibacter zhangzhiyongii genomic region harbors:
- a CDS encoding lysophospholipid acyltransferase family protein — MSRRAPEPVYGTAVILGRALFGSLRLRLVASGRDRIPETGGAVIAMTHFGYLEFALVEWATWLHSRRRIRFMAKKGAFDQPGVGWVLRRMHHIEVDMAAGAAAYADAVRALRAGELVGVFPEAGVSASFRVRELKTGAARLAAEAGVPIVPVAVWGGHRLLTKNRRIRMRDRIGVPVHMAVGERIPVPADADPRAVTDALRTELQDLVDGLQATYPVDGRGAWWQPRHLGGTAPTPEEAAAADAERDERRRRRAEGR, encoded by the coding sequence ATGAGCCGCCGCGCACCGGAGCCCGTGTACGGGACCGCCGTGATCCTGGGCCGTGCGCTCTTCGGATCCCTCCGCCTCCGCCTCGTCGCCTCGGGGCGCGACCGCATCCCGGAGACCGGCGGCGCGGTCATCGCCATGACCCACTTCGGCTACCTCGAGTTCGCCCTCGTCGAGTGGGCGACGTGGCTGCACAGCCGGCGCCGGATCCGCTTCATGGCCAAGAAGGGCGCCTTCGACCAGCCGGGCGTCGGCTGGGTGCTCCGGCGCATGCACCACATCGAGGTCGACATGGCCGCGGGCGCCGCCGCGTACGCGGACGCCGTCCGGGCGCTGCGCGCGGGCGAGCTCGTCGGCGTGTTCCCCGAAGCGGGCGTCAGCGCGTCGTTCCGGGTCCGGGAGCTGAAGACGGGGGCCGCGCGGCTCGCGGCCGAGGCCGGCGTGCCGATCGTGCCCGTCGCCGTGTGGGGCGGGCACCGGCTCCTCACCAAGAACCGGCGCATCCGGATGCGGGACCGCATCGGCGTGCCCGTGCACATGGCGGTGGGGGAGCGGATCCCCGTGCCCGCCGACGCGGACCCGCGCGCCGTCACCGACGCGCTGCGCACCGAGCTGCAGGATCTCGTCGACGGCCTCCAGGCGACGTACCCGGTCGACGGCCGGGGCGCGTGGTGGCAGCCGCGGCACCTGGGCGGCACGGCGCCGACGCCCGAGGAGGCGGCCGCCGCGGACGCGGAGCGCGACGAGCGCCGTCGGCGTCGCGCCGAGGGCCGCTGA
- a CDS encoding hydophilic protein — protein MAATPATKCSVCGKANPVGMATGNILDHGRNHERCPGSGKPPAVSTKPASAAAKSGTAPSRKPASEAAKREPSRKTTPAKAAGPTRGVTVRRVEVDTERLRLREEKLERIRVQREEAARRRLGDYIVPLDADGQEAPEADITLETMDDEAQATVEPGASTETDVAPADTADGRPSA, from the coding sequence GTGGCAGCAACCCCCGCGACGAAGTGCTCGGTCTGCGGCAAGGCGAACCCCGTCGGCATGGCCACGGGCAACATCCTCGACCACGGTCGGAACCACGAGCGCTGTCCCGGATCCGGCAAGCCGCCGGCCGTCTCGACCAAGCCGGCGTCGGCCGCCGCGAAGTCCGGCACCGCCCCGTCGCGGAAGCCCGCCAGCGAGGCCGCGAAGCGCGAGCCCAGCCGCAAGACCACCCCGGCCAAGGCCGCCGGCCCCACGCGCGGCGTCACCGTGCGCCGCGTCGAGGTCGACACCGAGCGCCTGCGCCTGCGCGAGGAGAAGCTCGAGCGCATCCGCGTGCAGCGCGAGGAGGCGGCCCGCCGTCGCCTCGGCGACTACATCGTGCCGCTCGACGCCGACGGCCAGGAGGCCCCTGAGGCCGACATCACGCTGGAGACCATGGACGACGAGGCGCAGGCCACCGTCGAGCCCGGCGCCTCCACCGAGACGGACGTCGCTCCCGCCGACACCGCGGACGGCCGCCCTTCCGCCTAG
- a CDS encoding YihY/virulence factor BrkB family protein: MARRDTAGSIDDRPHEDDARKPDSPTEIEKPSWKYVLRKTMREFTGDQCTDIAASLTYYAVLSLFPALIAVISLLGVFGQGRSTVDAVLEVVRGFAPQDAIELLTPVLEGFVDSPAAGFALVSGIVLAIWSASGYVGAFSRAMNRIYEIPEGRSFLKLKPTQLAVTVIGIVILLVCALIIAISGPVTEAIGEALGLGQTVQLVWSIAKWPVLAILIILLIAILYYATPNAKQPKFRWMSMGAAIALLVLVVASVAFAFYVTNFSSYAKNYGALAGVVIFLLWLWIANLALLFGAEFDAELERGRQLQAGIAAEETLQLPPRDTKVSDKKAAVEREDVKVGREIRERHERRERLGHGDGDDA; encoded by the coding sequence GTGGCACGACGAGACACGGCCGGCAGCATCGACGACCGGCCGCACGAGGACGACGCGCGCAAGCCCGACTCCCCGACGGAGATCGAGAAGCCGTCCTGGAAGTACGTCCTCCGCAAGACCATGCGCGAGTTCACGGGCGACCAGTGCACCGACATCGCGGCGTCGCTGACGTACTACGCGGTGCTCTCGCTGTTCCCCGCGCTGATCGCGGTCATCTCGCTGCTCGGCGTGTTCGGGCAGGGGCGGTCGACGGTCGACGCGGTGCTGGAGGTGGTGCGCGGCTTCGCCCCGCAGGACGCGATCGAGCTCCTCACGCCGGTGCTCGAGGGCTTCGTGGACTCGCCCGCCGCCGGCTTCGCCCTCGTCTCCGGCATCGTGCTCGCCATCTGGTCGGCCTCCGGCTACGTCGGCGCCTTCAGCCGCGCGATGAACCGCATCTACGAGATCCCCGAGGGTCGCTCGTTCCTCAAGCTCAAGCCCACGCAGCTCGCCGTCACGGTCATCGGCATCGTGATCCTGCTGGTCTGCGCGCTCATCATCGCGATCTCCGGCCCCGTCACCGAGGCCATCGGCGAGGCGCTCGGCCTCGGCCAGACGGTGCAGCTCGTGTGGTCCATCGCCAAGTGGCCGGTGCTCGCGATCCTGATCATCCTGCTCATCGCGATCCTCTACTACGCCACCCCGAACGCGAAGCAGCCGAAGTTCCGCTGGATGAGCATGGGCGCGGCCATCGCGCTCCTCGTGCTGGTCGTCGCGAGCGTCGCCTTCGCGTTCTACGTCACGAACTTCTCCAGCTACGCGAAGAACTACGGCGCGCTCGCCGGCGTCGTGATCTTCCTGCTCTGGCTCTGGATCGCGAACCTCGCCCTGCTGTTCGGCGCCGAGTTCGACGCGGAGCTCGAGCGCGGACGCCAGCTCCAGGCCGGCATCGCCGCCGAGGAGACCCTGCAGCTGCCGCCGCGCGACACCAAGGTGAGCGACAAGAAGGCCGCCGTCGAGCGCGAGGACGTCAAGGTCGGCCGCGAGATCCGCGAGCGGCACGAGCGCCGGGAGCGCCTCGGGCACGGCGACGGCGACGACGCCTGA
- the upp gene encoding uracil phosphoribosyltransferase, protein MRVHVADHPLITHKLTALRDRTTPSPVFRSLADELVTLLAYEATRDVRVETITVQTPVAPAQGLTLSDPKPLVVPILRAGLGMLDGLMRLMPSAEVGFLGMVRNEETLQPDIYAERLPTDLSNRQCFVVDPMLATGGSLIAAIEYLFDRGAVDVTCICLIAAPEGLKAVEEATAGREVTIVLGALDEKLDEVGYIIPGLGDAGDRLYGTAAH, encoded by the coding sequence ATGCGAGTCCACGTAGCCGACCACCCGCTCATCACGCACAAGCTGACGGCGCTGCGGGACCGCACCACCCCCTCCCCGGTGTTCCGGAGCCTCGCCGACGAGCTCGTCACGCTGCTCGCCTACGAGGCCACCCGCGACGTCCGCGTCGAGACGATCACGGTGCAGACGCCAGTGGCGCCGGCGCAGGGCCTCACGCTCAGCGACCCGAAGCCGCTCGTCGTCCCCATCCTCCGCGCGGGCCTCGGCATGCTCGACGGCCTGATGCGCCTCATGCCCAGCGCCGAGGTCGGCTTCCTCGGCATGGTGCGCAACGAGGAGACGCTCCAGCCCGACATCTACGCCGAGCGCCTGCCCACCGACCTCTCGAACCGCCAGTGCTTCGTGGTCGACCCGATGCTCGCCACCGGCGGGTCCCTCATCGCCGCCATCGAGTACCTCTTCGACCGCGGCGCGGTCGACGTCACCTGCATCTGCCTCATCGCGGCGCCCGAGGGCCTGAAGGCCGTCGAGGAGGCGACCGCCGGCCGCGAGGTCACCATCGTGCTCGGCGCGCTCGACGAGAAGCTCGACGAGGTCGGCTACATCATCCCGGGCCTCGGCGACGCGGGCGACCGCCTGTACGGCACCGCCGCGCACTGA
- a CDS encoding aldo/keto reductase: MTEQSTDQPTAHLGRTGVEVSRLCLGTMMFGAWGETDHEKSIRVIHRAIDAGITFIDTADIYAYGESEEIVGKAIAQSGRRDDLILATKFFNGMKPEANFRGGSRRWIMRAVEDSLRRLGTDHIDLYQMHRPDEHTDIEETLGALTDLVTQGKVRYIGSSTFQPSQVVEAQWVARERGTARFVTEQPPYSLLTRGIEADLLPTTQRHGMGTLVWSPLAGGWLSGKYRNGQDIPKTHRNDRDPSRYDPSDPKFDAADQLGALADELGVPLVHLALAFVLRHPGVTSAIIGPRTMEQLESQLDAATLELDDATLDRIDEIVPPGQNVNPADTGFANYWLDPARRRR; the protein is encoded by the coding sequence ATGACAGAGCAGTCCACGGACCAGCCCACCGCCCACCTCGGACGCACCGGCGTGGAGGTCTCGCGACTCTGCCTCGGCACCATGATGTTCGGGGCCTGGGGCGAGACCGACCACGAGAAGTCCATCCGCGTGATCCACCGCGCCATCGACGCCGGGATCACCTTCATCGACACCGCCGACATCTACGCCTACGGCGAGTCGGAGGAGATCGTCGGCAAGGCGATCGCCCAGTCCGGCCGCCGCGACGACCTGATCCTCGCCACCAAGTTCTTCAACGGCATGAAGCCCGAGGCGAACTTCCGCGGGGGCTCCCGCCGCTGGATCATGCGCGCGGTCGAGGACTCGCTGCGCCGCCTCGGCACCGACCACATCGACCTCTACCAGATGCACCGGCCGGACGAGCACACGGACATCGAGGAGACCCTCGGCGCCCTCACCGACCTCGTCACGCAGGGCAAGGTGCGCTACATCGGCTCGTCCACCTTCCAGCCGAGCCAGGTGGTCGAGGCGCAGTGGGTCGCCCGCGAGCGCGGCACCGCCCGATTCGTCACCGAGCAGCCGCCGTACTCGCTGCTCACCCGCGGCATCGAGGCGGACCTCCTCCCCACCACGCAGCGCCACGGCATGGGCACCCTCGTCTGGAGCCCGCTCGCCGGCGGCTGGCTCTCCGGGAAGTACCGGAATGGGCAGGACATCCCGAAGACGCACCGCAACGACCGCGACCCGTCGCGCTACGACCCGTCCGACCCGAAGTTCGACGCGGCCGACCAGCTGGGCGCTCTGGCCGACGAGCTGGGCGTGCCGCTCGTGCACCTCGCGCTCGCCTTCGTGCTGCGCCACCCGGGCGTCACCAGCGCGATCATCGGCCCACGCACCATGGAGCAGCTCGAGTCGCAGCTCGACGCGGCGACCCTCGAGCTCGACGACGCGACGCTCGACCGCATCGACGAGATCGTGCCGCCCGGCCAGAACGTGAACCCGGCCGACACGGGCTTCGCGAACTACTGGCTGGATCCCGCCAGGCGCCGTCGCTGA
- a CDS encoding MarR family winged helix-turn-helix transcriptional regulator has translation MGETADAVRAWESLFRAQVSVMRRLSAEFPSRELSFNEYDVLFNISRQPDGRLRLRDLNQHVLLTQPSVSRLIDRLVARGLVVKCGDESDGRATIVRLTDAGDAAFRAVARVHMESIASTVGAALTPEELDTLRALTDKLRGSVADS, from the coding sequence GTGGGCGAGACCGCGGACGCCGTGCGGGCCTGGGAGTCGCTGTTCCGGGCCCAGGTCAGCGTCATGCGCCGCCTCAGCGCCGAGTTCCCCAGCCGCGAGCTCTCCTTCAACGAGTACGACGTGCTCTTCAACATCTCGCGCCAGCCCGACGGGCGCCTCCGCCTGCGCGACCTCAACCAGCACGTGCTGCTGACCCAGCCGAGCGTCAGCCGCCTCATCGACCGGCTCGTCGCGCGCGGCCTCGTCGTGAAGTGCGGCGACGAGAGCGACGGGCGGGCCACCATCGTGCGGCTAACCGACGCCGGCGACGCGGCGTTCCGCGCCGTGGCGCGCGTGCACATGGAGTCCATCGCCTCGACCGTGGGCGCGGCGCTGACCCCCGAGGAGCTGGACACGCTGCGCGCCCTCACGGACAAGCTGCGCGGGAGCGTCGCCGACTCCTAG
- a CDS encoding winged helix-turn-helix domain-containing protein translates to MSLATIDTARTPLRSAPAAPVLRAATPLAPAARRAPAASAATPAPVAAPARPARLRAVPEGTEARGFAIYVGLDELKAAAAGTDLGTVVAALKRLASELAPGIETHAAVALAPEGAGGRDIDVVRLALQDPAAVAQHREQPDDEDRVEGGVTVDLSRKRVVLDGETAPLTYKEFELLQYLVLREGRTIERSELISSLWSAADEDEVPNERTIDVHVRRLRAKLGRYEEIVRTVRGAGYRFDRHADVSVHHASTQSPDLF, encoded by the coding sequence ATGTCGCTCGCGACCATCGACACCGCCCGCACCCCCCTCCGATCCGCTCCCGCCGCCCCCGTGCTCCGCGCGGCGACGCCGCTCGCCCCGGCCGCCCGCCGCGCACCCGCCGCATCCGCCGCCACGCCGGCTCCCGTCGCCGCCCCGGCTCGACCCGCCCGCCTCCGCGCCGTGCCCGAGGGCACCGAGGCGCGCGGCTTCGCCATCTACGTCGGCCTCGACGAGCTCAAGGCCGCCGCCGCCGGCACCGACCTCGGCACCGTCGTCGCCGCCCTCAAGCGCCTCGCGAGCGAGCTCGCCCCGGGCATCGAGACGCACGCGGCCGTCGCCCTCGCGCCGGAGGGCGCCGGCGGCCGCGACATCGACGTGGTGCGCCTCGCCCTGCAGGATCCCGCCGCCGTCGCCCAGCACCGCGAGCAGCCCGACGACGAGGACCGCGTCGAGGGCGGCGTCACGGTCGACCTGTCGCGCAAGCGCGTCGTGCTCGACGGCGAGACCGCCCCGCTCACCTACAAGGAGTTCGAGCTGCTGCAGTACCTGGTGCTCCGCGAGGGCCGCACCATCGAGCGATCCGAGCTGATCTCCTCCCTGTGGTCGGCCGCGGACGAGGACGAGGTGCCCAACGAGCGCACCATCGACGTGCACGTCCGCCGCCTGCGCGCCAAGCTCGGCCGCTACGAGGAGATCGTGCGCACCGTGCGCGGCGCCGGGTACCGGTTCGACCGGCACGCTGACGTCTCCGTGCACCACGCGAGCACGCAGTCGCCCGACCTCTTCTGA
- the panD gene encoding aspartate 1-decarboxylase → MLRTMMTAKIHRATVTHADLHYVGSVTVDRDLLDAADILVGERVSIVDVTNGARLDTYTIAGERGSGVLGINGAAAHLVDVGDVVILIAYGQMTTEEARALEPHVVHVDAENRIRLVDADPTAPPAPGLERSPLAEPV, encoded by the coding sequence ATGCTGCGCACCATGATGACCGCGAAGATCCACCGCGCCACGGTGACGCACGCCGACCTGCACTACGTCGGCTCCGTGACGGTCGACCGCGACCTGCTCGACGCCGCGGACATCCTCGTGGGCGAGCGCGTGAGCATCGTCGACGTGACCAACGGCGCGCGGCTCGACACCTACACGATCGCCGGCGAGCGGGGCAGCGGCGTGCTCGGCATCAACGGCGCGGCAGCGCACCTGGTGGACGTCGGGGACGTCGTCATCCTCATCGCCTACGGGCAGATGACCACGGAGGAGGCCCGCGCGCTCGAGCCGCACGTGGTGCACGTGGACGCCGAGAACCGCATCCGCCTGGTCGACGCGGACCCCACGGCCCCGCCCGCGCCCGGCCTCGAGCGGTCGCCGCTGGCCGAGCCCGTCTGA
- a CDS encoding cryptochrome/photolyase family protein, whose amino-acid sequence MSDDDAPDHASADREGAAEAHGPTVVWLRDDLRVADNPALHAAVERGEPIVVLYVLDEESDGIRPLGGAARWWLHMSLSRLRESLAALGSPLVLRRGKAAGILDDLVAEVGAGAVLWNRRYGGAEIAVDTAVKKDLGDRGLDVRSFQGSLLVEPWTVANKQGEPFRVYSPFWKAAQDREEPRKPYPAPHELHAPSRAPRTDDLDDWGLLPTAPDWAAGLREACDPGEAAGLQRLEDFVHHELEDYAEDRDRPAAMSTSRLSPYLRWGEVSPFQVWHRVQRTRGKKVGGDGANATKFLSELGWREFSYHLLYHQPDLATRNFVPRFDAFPWREPTDETLGAWQRGETGVPLVDAGMRALWKDGHLHNRVRMVVASFLIKNLLIDWRLGEQWFWDTLVDADAANNAASWQWVAGSGADAAPYFRVFNPVLQGQKFDPSGEYIRSYVPELAHAPRDVVHEPWKAQGDLVASAEDDADVSAEGGLAAYPSPIVDLGESRRRALAAYDEIKDR is encoded by the coding sequence ATGAGCGACGACGACGCCCCCGACCACGCATCCGCGGACCGGGAGGGTGCCGCCGAGGCGCACGGGCCGACCGTCGTGTGGCTGCGCGACGACCTCCGCGTGGCCGACAACCCGGCCCTGCACGCGGCCGTCGAGCGCGGCGAGCCGATCGTGGTGCTGTACGTGCTCGACGAGGAGAGCGACGGGATCCGCCCGCTCGGCGGCGCCGCCCGCTGGTGGCTGCACATGAGCCTGTCGCGCCTGCGCGAGTCGCTCGCCGCGCTCGGCTCCCCGCTCGTGCTGCGGCGCGGGAAGGCCGCGGGGATCCTCGACGACCTCGTCGCGGAGGTCGGCGCGGGCGCGGTGCTGTGGAACCGGCGGTACGGCGGGGCGGAGATCGCGGTCGACACGGCCGTCAAGAAGGACCTCGGCGACCGGGGCCTCGACGTGCGGAGCTTCCAGGGATCGCTCCTCGTCGAGCCGTGGACGGTCGCGAACAAGCAGGGCGAGCCGTTCCGCGTGTACTCGCCGTTCTGGAAGGCCGCGCAGGACCGGGAGGAGCCGCGGAAGCCGTACCCCGCGCCGCACGAGCTCCACGCGCCGAGCCGGGCGCCGCGCACGGACGACCTCGACGACTGGGGCCTGCTGCCGACGGCGCCGGACTGGGCAGCCGGCCTCCGCGAGGCCTGCGACCCGGGCGAGGCGGCGGGGCTGCAGCGCCTCGAGGACTTCGTGCACCACGAGCTGGAGGACTACGCGGAGGACCGCGACCGACCCGCCGCGATGTCGACCTCGCGGCTCTCGCCGTACCTGCGCTGGGGCGAGGTGAGCCCGTTCCAGGTGTGGCACCGGGTCCAGCGCACGCGCGGCAAGAAGGTCGGCGGCGACGGGGCCAACGCGACCAAGTTCCTGTCCGAGCTCGGCTGGCGGGAGTTCAGCTACCACCTGCTGTACCACCAGCCCGACCTCGCGACGCGGAACTTCGTCCCGCGGTTCGACGCCTTCCCCTGGCGGGAGCCGACCGACGAGACGCTCGGCGCCTGGCAGCGCGGCGAGACGGGCGTGCCGCTGGTGGACGCCGGGATGCGCGCGCTGTGGAAGGACGGGCACCTGCACAACCGGGTGCGGATGGTCGTGGCGTCGTTCCTGATCAAGAACCTGCTCATCGACTGGCGCCTCGGCGAGCAGTGGTTCTGGGACACGCTCGTCGACGCGGACGCGGCGAACAACGCGGCGAGCTGGCAGTGGGTCGCGGGATCCGGCGCCGACGCCGCGCCGTACTTCCGGGTGTTCAACCCGGTGCTGCAGGGCCAGAAGTTCGACCCGTCGGGCGAGTACATCCGCTCCTACGTGCCCGAGCTCGCGCACGCGCCGAGGGACGTCGTGCACGAGCCGTGGAAGGCGCAGGGCGACCTCGTCGCGAGCGCGGAGGACGACGCCGACGTGTCGGCCGAGGGCGGGCTCGCCGCCTACCCGTCGCCCATCGTCGACCTCGGGGAGTCCCGGCGCCGGGCCCTCGCGGCGTACGACGAGATCAAGGACCGGTGA
- a CDS encoding glycosyltransferase encodes MDSSSTPALREHDPGAPVSAVIVTGDAGSTIARALASLVGQTRPPERVFVVVAGSRDDTFAAARTFNGRHEHAPGGAGPASTTVTVIDRGPGEASLRSAYDFAFRLVGDAGRVLLVRPDAELEPRVLELLADALDRDPAAASVSARLDPRPSGSRGPLAAGLRLLQRHWAMGAVETGIDLGLTGPVPLAPATLVRLAAPDSRAPGGQAPADGILTALLAGEDRSALVPGARAGVDTAVTWGVLRERRDRWGSYVGRMTRGSAPADAADRRRARLAALRIGVGPVLRFVSYALAALYLAAAGIQGAWEPAWWWAVPVLVRLPLQIRTLRRIRERTAADVLFGATHLPLEAGEAAYGVSRIRDGLHRLFPSGRRGPARRATVPPLSVVDAGAAAVLSAIVAGVLALAVVGGPAAEALTSAIGWAACLVTVVDLVTALLRLLVARGGPFARPAATAAASGGANGGSAA; translated from the coding sequence ATGGACAGCTCGAGCACCCCCGCGCTCCGCGAGCACGACCCCGGCGCACCCGTCTCCGCGGTCATCGTCACCGGCGACGCCGGATCCACCATCGCCCGCGCGCTGGCCTCCCTCGTCGGGCAGACCCGGCCGCCTGAGCGCGTGTTCGTGGTGGTCGCGGGCAGCCGGGACGACACGTTCGCGGCCGCCCGCACCTTCAACGGACGGCACGAGCACGCGCCCGGCGGCGCGGGCCCGGCGAGCACGACGGTCACCGTGATCGACCGCGGTCCGGGCGAGGCATCGCTGCGCTCGGCGTACGACTTCGCCTTCCGGCTCGTCGGCGACGCGGGGCGCGTGCTGCTCGTCCGGCCCGACGCGGAGCTCGAGCCGCGGGTCCTCGAGCTGCTCGCCGACGCCCTGGACCGCGATCCCGCCGCCGCGTCCGTCTCCGCCCGCCTCGACCCGCGACCCAGCGGGTCGCGTGGCCCCCTCGCGGCCGGCCTCCGACTCCTGCAGCGGCACTGGGCGATGGGCGCCGTGGAGACCGGGATCGACCTCGGCCTGACCGGTCCCGTGCCGCTGGCTCCCGCGACGCTCGTGCGGCTCGCCGCCCCCGACTCCCGAGCGCCCGGCGGCCAAGCCCCGGCCGACGGGATCCTCACGGCCCTCCTCGCCGGCGAGGACCGCTCCGCGCTCGTGCCCGGTGCCCGCGCCGGCGTCGACACGGCCGTCACCTGGGGCGTGCTCCGCGAGCGGCGCGACCGTTGGGGCTCGTACGTCGGCCGCATGACGCGCGGCAGCGCGCCCGCCGACGCGGCCGATCGCCGCCGCGCCCGCCTGGCCGCCCTGCGCATCGGCGTCGGGCCCGTGCTCCGCTTCGTCTCCTACGCCCTCGCCGCCCTGTACCTCGCGGCCGCCGGCATCCAGGGCGCGTGGGAGCCCGCGTGGTGGTGGGCCGTCCCCGTGCTGGTCCGGCTCCCGCTGCAGATCCGCACCCTGCGCCGGATCCGCGAGCGCACCGCCGCCGACGTCCTGTTCGGCGCGACGCACCTGCCGCTCGAGGCGGGGGAGGCCGCGTACGGGGTCTCCCGCATCCGCGACGGCCTCCACCGCTTGTTCCCGAGCGGGCGGCGCGGCCCCGCCCGGCGCGCGACCGTCCCGCCCCTCTCGGTCGTCGACGCGGGCGCCGCGGCCGTCCTGTCCGCGATCGTGGCGGGCGTGCTCGCCCTCGCCGTCGTCGGGGGTCCCGCGGCGGAGGCGCTCACCAGCGCCATCGGCTGGGCCGCGTGCCTGGTCACGGTGGTCGACCTCGTCACGGCGCTCCTGCGCCTGCTCGTCGCGCGCGGCGGCCCGTTCGCCCGGCCGGCCGCGACGGCTGCCGCATCGGGCGGCGCGAACGGCGGATCCGCAGCCTAG